TACTTAAAGCATCATAGGAACTATCCTCcaatatgtttttaatatatatatgctagctaGTGACCCTTTGTCTTTGTCATTAGGAAATTTAAGGCAACTTACTAGATATGGAACTAATGGAAGAATCATCGAGTCcagaaattcaagaagaagcAAATGCTTTAATAATAAATGTGAATGAAAATGCTGAAATTCAAAGGGAAGCAAACACTTCAACTCAAAATGAAGAACTTCATAGTGAAGCAAATGCTTCAGTCGAAAATGAAGATCGAGACACACAATTGGTAAATGACATCACAAAAATGTTGGAAAGCTCGGAGCCTCCCTTATCACCTAAACATTGTATCTACAGGGTTCCACATGATTTTCGCAAATTGAACGAAGAAGCCTATACTCCTCAGTGTATATCAATAGGGCCTTTTCACCATGGTGATAAAAGATTGGAAACCATGGAAAAGCTTAAAGTGAGATATTTCAAGCAATTTGTGAAGGAAGCTACTTTAAACGTGAAGAAATTAGTAAGCATGATAAGGGATAAGGAAGGAGATGTCCGTGATTGTTATGCAGAGAGTATCCAACTTAGCAGTGACGATTGTGTGAAATTGATCCTGATGGATGCGAGCTTCATTATTATGTTATTCTTGATATATGAGCATGAAGAAAGGAGGAGAGGCGATGACTCCTTAGTATTGACACCACGAATGATTGTCAATATACGTAAGGATATGTGGTTgcttgaaaatcaacttcctttctttgttaTAAAGGAAATATTCGACTTGGCATTTGCATCTTACTCAGACTACCCTTCCTTCGCTCAGCTTACCTTTGGATTCTTTTCAGTTTACAACACTCAAGAAATGTCTCCTGATTCCAATTTGGAAATAATTCACTTCCTTGATTTGTTGAGAACCTTTTTTTCGCCTCAATCATGTACGCTACCACAAAGAGGCAATGACATAATTGGAGTTAAGCACTTGCATAGTGCAAGCAAGTTGCACGATGCAGGAGTAAAGTTTAAGGTGGGCGTAAGCAAATGCTTATTTAACTTAAAATTCGAAAACGGAGTGCTAGAAATACCATGCttaaaattatacaatgatacagAGTCTCTTTTTCGAAACCTCGTGGCCTGGGAGCAATGTCACAATCTGGTTGATGCTTATGTTTCCGATTATATTAGCTTATTAGATTTCCTTATTGACATTGTCAAAGATGTAGATTTACTTGTGCAAAAAAGGATCCTAGTACATGCTTTGGGCGACAGCAATGCAGTAACAACTTTGGTCAACAATCTCGACACAAATGTTTCACATCGGTACTCAAACTCCATCTATTGTAAGCTCTGTaaagatttgaatacattctaTGAGGATCCTCGTCATATTTGGAAGGCTACCTTGAGACGTGATTATTTTAGCACTCCTTGGATAACTGCTTCTACTATAGCTGCTATTACTCTTCTGGTACTCACTCTCATACAAGCTGTATGCTCTATTATCTCATTATGATCATTTGAAGTTTGTGTAATTCGGATGGTATTGGATTGCATTGTGATAGTATTTCATTGTTTTAGGAGTACGAGGTTTGTGGAATTGTAGTCTACAactttgaaaatttaaatttgaccTCGATCAGTACTAAATTTTTCCTTTTGCACTCAGTTATAATCtgccttcattttttttttcctatatgcTTTATTTGCTATATTGTTTATACTCTttgaaatcacattttttaattatacactttgagatattttcaatcaattattCAGGATCGCTACTTTAATTTGTTCGTaattcttttagtttatttccgtctctctcttgctctcataTTACTAATGCAACACATTTGGTGCATCTagcagttatatatatatatatatatatagttttgtggATAGGGAATTTGTGTATGATTAAAAAAGGAAGCAGAAACTCGTACTTCATAACCATCTCTGTGACATTTTGGAGGCACAACAAATATGTAGTTCATGTACCAAATTAAAGACAAGGATCCTCACCATTTCTCTCTCCATGGCCAGTTAGTGCATTTGGAGGGACGAACTTGTCCATTAACATTCGGTCTGGGGCTTTTCATCCATCTACAAGTCACGCCacaagttttatttatttattttttttgcaattttttctctgtattattttattggtttatACCCTCCTCTATTGCTGTGATGTTTGAAGAGATTTCAAATATTCTTcacaacttatatatataagaatttatTAGAAAAACTCAACAAGAACATAAAAGGTTTCACAGGCAACCTCTTAAAAACAAGACAGCTTAAAACCTGAAGAGGCCCATACAATATACAAACAAACGGCTacaaagaagcaaaaaatgACAAGCCAAGACAAAAGATTACATTGGGTGTCATCCACTGGCATAACACGGTTCTAAATATCATTTGCTAATATTGTAGAATGGTAGGGTCACGCATATCCTAGTTATGGTATGGCGTCACCTAATGTCCCTTCAGAAATGTGGGAAATAATTGAAGTAACGTGGCGAGTGGCGATCCCATGTGGCATTCTTCCTTGGGCTTGCTGTGCATTGGGGAAGATGGGCTTTCCTTGGGCCTACCCGGGTTGGTGGGCCTGGTAGGGTTGCTAGCAAGTATAGCACACTTGAgagttccaaaaaaataaaagtaaaaaaagaagaaagaaataactTCAAAATATGAAGCTGGCGAAAAGCCTCTCCTCTTAGTCACTTGGAGGTGGGGGTCCGGCCTCCCCTAAAGACCTTTTTGGGGGCGAGAGTTTTTGAGGGTGGTCTGGGCCAACCCGTGGGAGTTTTCGCTGGTGGCCCGGGCCACCTCTAACCTTTCGGAGATAGCCTAGCAACATGTGTGCTAcacgtaaattttttttttgactaaaactttccaaaatgcaattaaaaattaggaaaaaaaaaatatacatttagtGCCCTCAAACAATCACCAATTTGGCACTTAGACcaccaaattttaaaatgttattgttagggaaatatttgACCCCATCTTGGAGTAGGGCCAAGTCTGCCCCAGAGTGGGATTTCGGCCCCCGGAATGGGTTAGTCCCCGGACGTGAGCCTTGGTTGCAGGAAGCCTCCAATATTTATGagaccagtcaaatcaagtcagagaaaATATCAGACGTCCCCATTGGACAGTGTGCTTGACAAGGGTAAAACGGACATTTAGCATGCAGGGATATAAAAGGGCTATAAGGACTATTTGACGTAATTTAATTTTCCATCCTCTTGgactctctctcgctctctctctgtctTCCCTCTTCACATAAATTctggactgacttgatcgtcggaggaggctccgccgggcaacccccggcgggtctttcctGTTTTGCAGGCCAGCACATAGAGGAAGGGACGCCTCTGATCACACCACGTCACCCGGTAAAAAATCAGCATCAACAATTATACTGACTACAACCTATCACAAGTTACACTCATTCGTAGTATTTAGTGTTAAAATGGGCGGAATATGGCGCAAATGCACCAAACGTGAAGCATCAACGGAAAAATGTGTCAAAAGGTTTCGAACTTAATTGGATGGATATAGGGGAACATTTTCATTCACATCGAGTCATATTTTTATACAAACGAATGGTACTTTTGGAAggcatttttattattcttcagCCAAGGCCCAAGGACCACAATACAAGTGGAGCTAGGACAATGTGCAATTTGCGTAGGGCCCCAATCTATGGCATAAACGAAGCCACAGGACATCAATTTGTTGACACAGGAACAGGATTCCCAACTAAAGTGAGGTCATGTGGTTTTTGGAGTTACAGGAAAACTCGCCCCATCTGTGCCGAATTCCAGCTGTTCTGGCGGGATTCTGGCCATAATGGTCCGCTTATGGCCTACTGGCCGGATTCAATTgttaagaaaaagagaaaaaagacaGGTAATGTCTGCAAAGTTCACAATGTTATTGGAAGAAAACCTGAAAGATT
The sequence above is drawn from the Alnus glutinosa chromosome 11, dhAlnGlut1.1, whole genome shotgun sequence genome and encodes:
- the LOC133881472 gene encoding UPF0481 protein At3g47200-like isoform X1, with protein sequence MELMEESSSPEIQEEANALIINVNENAEIQREANTSTQNEELHSEANASVENEDRDTQLVNDITKMLESSEPPLSPKHCIYRVPHDFRKLNEEAYTPQCISIGPFHHGDKRLETMEKLKVRYFKQFVKEATLNVKKLVSMIRDKEGDVRDCYAESIQLSSDDCVKLILMDASFIIMLFLIYEHEERRRGDDSLVLTPRMIVNIRKDMWLLENQLPFFVIKEIFDLAFASYSDYPSFAQLTFGFFSVYNTQEMSPDSNLEIIHFLDLLRTFFSPQSCTLPQRGNDIIGVKHLHSASKLHDAGVKFKVGVSKCLFNLKFENGVLEIPCLKLYNDTESLFRNLVAWEQCHNLVDAYVSDYISLLDFLIDIVKDVDLLVQKRILVHALGDSNAVTTLVNNLDTNVSHRYSNSIYCKLCKDLNTFYEDPRHIWKATLRRDYFSTPWITASTIAAITLLVLTLIQAVCSIISL